A stretch of Lepisosteus oculatus isolate fLepOcu1 chromosome 11, fLepOcu1.hap2, whole genome shotgun sequence DNA encodes these proteins:
- the misp3 gene encoding A-kinase anchor protein 2: MATDPRSPQSSLSEDWENCSLLTEGDTDSTEDREATGEHIPSMNMEAPKAQQEESWPDLPEPQWPVEENALDALDCADWKLPQRIPEAQEFPPAPPVMFSDTEQECLLAPEEDDQQGNDAVEGESNAKEIPFPEETVARQEPCDGQEWPPTPLELGMEAREGLLVETVDGLDLRKAANPQGPSEETTSHSGPSDDGLDRREPSGEAVKLCCETPEDPATKGDTKSVVDYQSLDFSTAREQWMKLENSGSSRPPQPSFSRSSSGNQLMETASSSPANSSYKVQPEDAVLPLSHQEELLHCLKTLQQAQEQQVQKSLPLATVAQESANEGACSGSFVVVRELKGTERGEGPPVGRLTGAAKQGTAWTGEAGRESTEEGSLPAHGEEKAVARRVRMELENGDDNLSDSGVSADFSPGSTLEMNSSFSGALPANETPIEREIRLALEREENLRRSRGISKPSVSEEYVEIPLRKPILSQALPSKAGKGKDRHFAGKKMQMEISMDTQREEDLVQLGKVPGVYDKGTVRQLRERKMLFEVFQESKDPATTPRATADEASLGGSPRSSILERRRSLDLVSQSPGLSLAQGPLSGTAPSVNLEPKGPSLTEGAVGKVIILENTIRIPATLLRAAPVANDPARSHEGERAPVLDSRGMPYAPQGEEEPDGEVLLEDEPPRENPFFKLRSSMSLKPEVEQDIREAQQRERELRRQRFSLYGTAGGPRDSEEPQPATPNGLAIPSTPPPNRPVSPSPSPSPSPSPSPAPSARQSLGKLDVTWPPPCRPAAEPSGHTEVKGSPKTPRQKIPLLQRWETGMVNGHQEED, encoded by the exons ATGGCAACAGACCCCAGAAGCCCCCAAAGTTCTCTCTCAGAGGACTGGGAGAACTGCAGCCTCCTGACGGAGGGGGATACAGACTCCACCGAAGACAGGGAGGCAACAGGAGAACACATTCCGTCCATGAATATGGAAGCGCCCAAGGCCCAGCAAGAGGAATCTTGGCCTGATTTGCCAGAGCCACAGTGGCCAGTGGAAGAAAATGCATTAGATGCCCTTGACTGTGCTGACTGGAAACTCCCTCAACGTATCCCAGAGGCCCAAGAGTTCCCTCCTGCCCCGCCGGTCATGTTTAGCGACACAGAGCAGGAGTGTCTACTAGCACCAGAAGAGGACGACCAGCAAGGCAATGATGCTGTGGAAGGGGAATCCAATGCCAAGGAAATCCCATTCCCTGAGGAAACAGTGGCCAGGCAGGAGCCCTGTGACGGCCAGGAGTGGCCACCTACCCCGCTGGAGTTGGGCATGGAGGCAAGGGAAGGGTTGCTCGTGGAAACAGTGGATGGACTTGATCTGCGTAAGGCTGCAAACCCCCAGGGGCCATCTGAAGAAACGACTTCTCATTCTGGCCCATCTGATGATGGCCTTGACCGCAGGGAGCCCTCGGGAGAAGCTGTCAAGTTGTGCTGCGAGACGCCAGAAGACCCCGCTACAAAGGGGGACACTAAAAGTGTGGTGGACTACCAGTCTTTAGATTTCAGCACAGCCAGGGAGCAGTGGATGAAGCTGGAGAACAGTGGCAGCAGCAGACCCCCCCAGCCTTCCTTCTCCAGGAGCTCCTCCGGAAACCAGCTCATGGAAACAGCATCATCGTCTCCAGCAAATTCCTCCTATAAAGTCCAGCCAGAGGATGCAGTTCTACCTCTGAGTCACCAGGAGGAGCTCCTACACTGCCTGAAGACTCTGCAACAGGCACAGGAGCAGCAGGTGCAGAAGTCGCTGCCCCTAGCAACAGTTGCCCAGGAATCAGCCAATGAGGGAGCCTGCTCTGGGAGTTTTGTTGTAGTTAGGGAGCTtaaagggacagagagaggggaggggccACCAGTAGGTAGACTAACAGGTGCAGCCAAGCAGGGAACAGCTTGGACAGgcgaggcagggagagagagcacAGAAGAAGGCAGCCTTCCGGCTCACGGAGAGGAGAAAGCGGTTGCCCGGCGAGTGAGAATGGAGCTGGAGAACGGGGATGACAACCTCAGCGACAGCGGGGTGTCTGCCGACTTTTCCCCCGGCAGCACCTTAGAGATGAACTCTTCCTTCAGTGGGGCGCTCCCAGCCAACGAGACCCCCATCGAGAGGGAGATCCGGCTggctctggagagagaggagaacctGCGGAGGTCCAGAGGCATCTCCAAGCCCAGCGTGTCCGAGGAGTACGTGGAAATCCCCCTGAGGAAGCCCATCCTCTCCCAGGCGCTTCCTTCCAAGGCGGGCAAAGGCAAGGACAGGCACTTTGCTGGCAAGAAGATGCAAATGGAGATCAGCATGGACACCCAGAGGGAGGAGGACCTGGTTCAACTGGGCAAGGTGCCTGGGGTTTACGACAAGGGCACCGTCCGGCAGCTGCGGGAGAGGAAGATGCTGTTCGAGGTGTTCCAGGAGAGCAAGGACCCCGCCACAACGCCCAGGGCGACCGCAGATGAAGCCTCTCTCGGGGGATCTCCCCGTTCTTCGATCCTGGAGAGGAGAAGGAGCTTAGACCTGGTGTCGCAAAGTCCGGGTCTGAGCCTGGCCCAGGGCCCTCTCAGCGGGACCGCACCCAGTGTGAACCTGGAGCCGAAGGGCCCGTCTCTTACGGAAGGAGCCGTGGGCAAAGTCATCATCCTGGAGAACACCATCAGGATCCCCGCCACGCTGCTCCGCGCGGCACCCGTCGCCAACGACCCCGCGAGGAGCCACGAGGGGGAGAGGGCGCCGGTCCTGGATTCGAGGGGCATGCCGTACGCCCCGCAGGGGGAGGAGGAGCCAGACGGGGAGGTGCTGCTGGAGGACGAGCCCCCCCGGGAGAACCCCTTCTTCAAGCTGCGTTCCTCCATGTCGCTCAAGCCCGAGGTGGAGCAGGATATCCGCGAGGCGcagcagagggagagggagctgCGCCGCCAGAGGTTCAGCCTTTACGGGACAGCGGGAGGCCCCCGGGACAGCGAAGAGCCCCAGCCCGCCACCCCCAATGGGCTGGCCATCccatcaacccccccccccaaccggccggtctccccctccccctcgccCTCGCCATCACCCTCGCCCTCGCCAGCTCCCTCAG CACGGCAGTCCCTGGGGAAACTGGACGTGACCTGGCCCCCACCCTGCCGACCTGCTGCAGAACCCTCCGGCCAcacagag gtgAAAGGGAGCCCTAAGACCCCCCGCCAGAAGATTCCACTATTGCAACGCTGGGAAACGGGAATGGTCAACGGCCATCAGGAGGAGGACTGA